A region of Myxococcus stipitatus DSM 14675 DNA encodes the following proteins:
- a CDS encoding MBL fold metallo-hydrolase: MRRPRLLLLFAALLFATSAASAEDLARPRLQAALEAMGGEAKLRALSSLRIGGIGHWNLMEQSERPSPPWLVMYEQVDEVRDLRQRRLRQKTEGRGAGGRDAWEGATMVLSDGVVGLEMGGQWRPAGGAQLQDMEERLDFAPERVLLTALAATDLRSAPDTVLQDVPHHVLTFRHGQASAKLFLNARTRLPTQVELIAAHPGDMFWSVWGDVRTRLIFQAWALEPGGLRYPRHWEWERNGGSYHAFTITRLELDARLVDADFTLPDTVKQAFAARSKNTVEDRPLGRPDRPAVELVPGVVHIPGAWDIALVKQDDGLVIIEAPISSGYSARVMEEVQRRFPGVKVKATVSTSDAWPHVGGVREYVARGVPLHVLDVNVPLVDRVVKTPRTLAPDALAKAPRGAVLRPVGKRTPLGSGKNRMELVPVRTETGERMLFVWFPEHRLLYTSDLVQPMPDGSFFNVQQVSETVEVAAREKLDVARVFGMHLAATDWPALPRAVEKVRAPVADTTP, translated from the coding sequence ATGAGAAGACCTCGACTGCTGCTCCTGTTCGCCGCCCTGCTCTTCGCCACGTCAGCGGCCTCCGCCGAGGACCTCGCGCGTCCCCGCCTCCAGGCGGCACTCGAGGCCATGGGCGGAGAGGCGAAGCTGCGGGCCCTCTCCAGCCTCCGCATCGGTGGTATCGGCCACTGGAACCTCATGGAGCAGTCCGAGCGGCCCTCGCCCCCCTGGCTCGTCATGTACGAGCAGGTCGACGAGGTACGAGACCTTCGTCAGCGCCGCCTGCGCCAGAAGACCGAGGGCCGCGGCGCCGGTGGCCGCGACGCGTGGGAAGGCGCGACGATGGTGTTGTCCGACGGCGTGGTGGGCTTGGAGATGGGCGGGCAGTGGCGTCCCGCGGGCGGCGCGCAGCTGCAGGACATGGAAGAGCGCCTCGACTTCGCGCCCGAGCGAGTCCTCCTCACCGCGCTGGCCGCCACCGACCTGCGCTCCGCTCCCGACACCGTGTTGCAGGACGTCCCGCACCACGTGCTGACGTTCCGCCATGGGCAGGCATCGGCGAAGCTGTTCCTGAATGCACGGACCCGGCTGCCCACGCAGGTGGAGCTCATCGCCGCGCATCCGGGCGACATGTTCTGGAGTGTCTGGGGGGACGTCCGCACCCGACTCATCTTCCAGGCCTGGGCGCTGGAGCCCGGCGGCCTGCGCTATCCGCGCCACTGGGAGTGGGAGCGCAACGGCGGCTCCTACCATGCCTTCACCATCACCCGGCTGGAGCTGGACGCCAGGCTCGTCGACGCGGACTTCACCCTTCCCGACACCGTGAAGCAGGCGTTCGCCGCGCGGAGCAAGAACACCGTCGAGGACCGCCCTCTGGGTCGCCCCGACCGTCCCGCCGTCGAGCTGGTGCCCGGAGTGGTCCACATCCCCGGTGCATGGGACATCGCCCTGGTGAAGCAGGACGACGGACTGGTCATCATCGAGGCCCCCATCTCCTCGGGCTACTCGGCGCGGGTGATGGAGGAGGTCCAGCGCCGCTTCCCTGGCGTGAAGGTGAAGGCCACGGTGTCCACCAGCGATGCGTGGCCCCACGTGGGCGGTGTGCGGGAGTACGTCGCGCGCGGAGTTCCGCTCCACGTGCTGGACGTCAATGTGCCGCTCGTGGACCGCGTCGTGAAGACGCCGCGCACGCTTGCTCCGGATGCACTCGCGAAGGCACCTCGCGGCGCGGTGCTCCGCCCCGTGGGCAAGCGCACCCCGCTGGGCTCCGGGAAGAATCGGATGGAGCTGGTGCCCGTGCGAACGGAGACCGGCGAGCGCATGCTCTTCGTCTGGTTCCCCGAGCACCGCCTCCTCTACACCAGTGACCTGGTGCAGCCGATGCCGGATGGCTCGTTCTTCAACGTGCAGCAGGTCTCCGAGACGGTGGAGGTCGCTGCCCGGGAGAAGCTCGACGTGGCGCGCGTCTTCGGCATGCACCTGGCGGCCACCGATTGGCCCGCGCTTCCTCGAGCGGTGGAGAAGGTGCGCGCGCCCGTCGCGGACACGACGCCCTGA
- a CDS encoding VOC family protein codes for MALGRTKAVPTLAVTDLGAARRFYSEVLGFEERHDGGEEGAALYEVSDGSFLLIYERSTPSGSTATACAFAVEDVEATADALRRAGVKLEDYDIPEMGIQTKNGVATMGDIKSAWFKDPSGNILAIDDSLSLLERRGRESRTGAPQEGLHA; via the coding sequence ATGGCACTTGGAAGAACGAAGGCGGTCCCCACCCTCGCGGTGACGGACCTGGGCGCGGCTCGCAGGTTCTATTCGGAGGTGCTGGGGTTCGAGGAACGTCACGACGGCGGGGAGGAAGGCGCCGCCCTGTACGAGGTGAGCGACGGGTCCTTCCTCCTGATCTATGAGCGCTCGACGCCGTCCGGCTCCACCGCCACCGCCTGTGCGTTCGCGGTGGAGGACGTGGAGGCCACCGCCGATGCGCTGCGCCGCGCGGGCGTGAAGCTCGAGGACTACGACATTCCGGAGATGGGCATCCAGACGAAGAACGGCGTCGCAACAATGGGCGACATCAAGTCCGCCTGGTTCAAGGACCCGTCCGGCAACATCCTCGCCATCGACGACTCGCTCTCCCTGCTGGAGCGCCGAGGCCGGGAGTCGCGCACGGGCGCGCCCCAGGAAGGACTGCATGCCTGA
- a CDS encoding LytR/AlgR family response regulator transcription factor: protein MAELSVLLVDDEPLARRGLRQALSRHADVVVCGECRDGREAVEAIASLKPKLVLLDVQMPELDGFGVIREVGVARMPAVIFITAYDAFAVRAFDAHAVDYLVKPFAEERFDEALSRARSRLRQEEAAELGRKLAALLSDASARPASAPVPDVVKTPVEPGLGRLLVKVGTRSVLVPVPDIDWVAADDYCVTLHVGDKEYVLRESLAALEAQLDAERFVRIHRSAIVNVERIRELHHDSPTETVVVLSTGQRLRVSRGRKDVLERRLGRAR from the coding sequence GTGGCTGAGCTGAGTGTCCTGCTGGTGGATGACGAGCCGCTCGCGCGGCGAGGCTTGAGGCAGGCCCTGTCGCGTCACGCGGACGTGGTGGTGTGCGGGGAGTGCCGCGACGGACGCGAAGCGGTGGAGGCCATCGCGTCGCTGAAGCCGAAGCTGGTGCTGCTCGACGTGCAGATGCCGGAGCTGGATGGCTTCGGGGTCATCCGCGAGGTGGGCGTGGCGCGGATGCCCGCGGTCATCTTCATCACCGCGTATGACGCCTTCGCCGTGCGCGCGTTCGATGCGCATGCGGTGGACTATCTGGTGAAGCCCTTCGCGGAGGAGCGCTTCGATGAGGCGCTGAGTCGCGCGCGCTCACGGCTGCGCCAGGAGGAGGCGGCGGAGCTGGGGCGGAAGCTCGCGGCGCTGCTCTCGGATGCGTCGGCCCGGCCTGCCTCCGCGCCGGTGCCGGACGTCGTGAAGACACCCGTGGAGCCTGGGCTGGGCCGGTTGCTGGTGAAGGTGGGGACGCGCTCGGTGCTCGTGCCGGTGCCGGACATCGACTGGGTCGCGGCCGACGACTACTGCGTCACGCTGCACGTGGGGGACAAGGAGTACGTGCTGCGCGAGAGCCTCGCGGCGCTGGAGGCTCAACTGGATGCCGAGCGGTTCGTGCGCATCCACCGCTCGGCCATCGTCAACGTGGAGCGCATTCGTGAGCTCCACCATGACTCACCCACCGAGACGGTGGTGGTGCTGAGCACCGGTCAGCGCCTGCGGGTCAGCCGTGGCCGCAAGGACGTGCTGGAGCGCAGGCTCGGGCGGGCTCGCTGA
- a CDS encoding SOS response-associated peptidase has translation MCGRVTVRTSPDQLVVELGLAGIRAAVDRPRFNLAPTQLMPVVPNDGARMLDAFRWGLIPSWAKEASIGSKLINARGETVAEKPSFRSALKRRRCLVLVDGWYEWKQSTKPKTPFLFQREDAKPLALAGLWEEWTAPDTGEVLRTCTIITTGPNTLMAPIHDRMPVILPPQAQEVWLRPEPQDASVLLPLLVPAADGGLETYEVSRVVNSPTNDVAECVARVAA, from the coding sequence ATGTGTGGCCGAGTCACCGTCCGAACGTCTCCTGATCAGCTCGTCGTGGAACTGGGCCTCGCCGGCATTCGCGCGGCGGTGGACCGTCCACGCTTCAACCTGGCCCCCACGCAGCTCATGCCCGTGGTGCCCAACGACGGCGCGAGGATGTTGGATGCCTTCCGTTGGGGACTCATCCCCTCGTGGGCGAAGGAGGCCAGCATCGGCAGCAAGCTCATCAACGCGCGAGGCGAGACGGTGGCGGAGAAGCCCAGCTTCCGCAGCGCGCTGAAGCGGCGCCGGTGCCTGGTGTTGGTGGATGGCTGGTACGAGTGGAAGCAGTCGACGAAGCCGAAGACGCCCTTTCTCTTCCAGCGCGAAGACGCAAAGCCTCTGGCGCTCGCGGGCCTGTGGGAGGAGTGGACGGCGCCGGACACGGGCGAGGTGCTGCGCACCTGCACCATCATCACCACGGGCCCCAACACGCTGATGGCGCCCATCCACGACCGGATGCCCGTCATCCTCCCGCCTCAGGCGCAGGAGGTGTGGCTGCGCCCCGAGCCGCAGGACGCGTCCGTGTTGCTGCCGCTGCTCGTGCCCGCGGCCGATGGCGGGCTGGAGACGTACGAGGTATCGCGCGTGGTCAACTCGCCCACGAATGACGTGGCTGAGTGCGTGGCGCGAGTGGCCGCGTAG
- a CDS encoding sensor histidine kinase — translation MSPVEQTPSSPWRRVLKWVAVWSAPGMFSAVETYFFSLSAQRPMPFWRAVVTQLPAWYVWVPVTPLVLLLVRRWPLGRPFQAKAWAGHGVTCLGVGGLFALAYSLCQDAFSSGLAAAGALSFSSMVLRYILGWMPMVAMTYAAVVAVAQSLASQERAREKERQAAALAVELAEARLLALQVQLHPHFLFNTLNAIVVLVRANETDTAARMLVLLSDILRRLLQQGATQEVSLRDEVAVLSRYLEIQQLRFQDRLRVTWEVDDALLDARVPNLVLQPLVENAIRHGVSARSAAGRLRIGARRRGDVLELVVEDDGPGLPEGFDLERSPGIGLSNTRARLSQLYGEAGRVSVGAPSQGVGTVATVLLPLLPFPVSGGARG, via the coding sequence GTGAGCCCCGTGGAACAGACGCCGTCCAGCCCGTGGCGGCGAGTGCTGAAGTGGGTCGCCGTGTGGTCCGCGCCCGGGATGTTCTCCGCAGTGGAGACGTACTTCTTCAGCCTGTCGGCGCAGCGGCCCATGCCGTTCTGGCGCGCGGTCGTGACGCAGCTTCCGGCCTGGTACGTGTGGGTCCCCGTCACGCCGCTGGTGCTCCTGTTGGTGCGGCGGTGGCCCTTGGGCAGGCCCTTCCAAGCGAAGGCCTGGGCCGGCCATGGGGTGACGTGTCTGGGCGTGGGGGGCCTCTTCGCCCTGGCGTATTCGCTGTGCCAGGACGCTTTCTCCTCGGGCCTGGCGGCGGCCGGGGCGCTGTCCTTCTCTTCGATGGTGCTGCGCTACATCCTGGGCTGGATGCCCATGGTGGCGATGACGTACGCGGCGGTGGTGGCGGTGGCGCAGTCGCTGGCTTCGCAGGAGCGCGCGCGGGAGAAGGAGCGGCAGGCGGCGGCGCTGGCCGTCGAGCTCGCGGAGGCCCGGCTCCTGGCCCTCCAGGTCCAGCTCCATCCGCACTTCTTGTTCAACACGCTCAACGCCATCGTCGTGCTGGTGCGCGCGAACGAGACGGACACGGCCGCGAGGATGCTCGTGCTGTTGAGTGACATCCTGCGCCGGCTGCTCCAGCAGGGCGCCACGCAAGAGGTCTCCCTGCGGGACGAGGTCGCGGTGCTCTCGCGCTACCTGGAGATTCAACAACTGCGCTTCCAGGACCGGCTGCGCGTGACGTGGGAGGTGGATGACGCGCTCCTCGACGCGCGAGTCCCGAACCTCGTGCTCCAGCCGCTGGTGGAGAACGCCATCCGCCATGGGGTCTCCGCGCGCTCCGCCGCGGGCCGGTTGCGCATCGGCGCTCGGAGGCGGGGGGACGTGCTGGAGTTGGTGGTGGAGGACGACGGGCCCGGCCTCCCGGAGGGCTTCGACCTGGAGCGCAGCCCTGGCATCGGCCTGTCGAACACACGGGCGCGGCTCTCGCAGCTCTATGGCGAGGCGGGGCGTGTCAGCGTGGGCGCACCGTCGCAAGGCGTGGGCACGGTGGCCACCGTCCTCCTCCCGCTCCTGCCCTTCCCCGTCTCTGGGGGCGCGCGTGGCTGA